A genomic stretch from Mesoplodon densirostris isolate mMesDen1 chromosome 3, mMesDen1 primary haplotype, whole genome shotgun sequence includes:
- the LOC132485137 gene encoding profilin-1-like, translating into MAGWNAYNDNLMVEGTCQYVVIVGYKNLPSVWAAIPGKTFINIMPAEVGYLIGKDWSSFYVNGLMLGGQKWSVIQNSLLQDGEFTMYLHTKSTCGTATFNIIVTLNAKTLVLLMGKEGVQGGMINKKCYEMASHLQRSQY; encoded by the coding sequence ATGGCCGGGTGGAACGCCTACAACGACAACCTCATGGTGGAAGGAACCTGTCAGTATGTGGTCATTGTGGGCTATAAGAACTTGCCTTCCGTCTGGGCAGCCATACCTGGGAAAACCTTCATCAACATCATGCCAGCTGAGGTTGGTTACCTGATTGGCAAAGACTGGTCAAGTTTTTACGTGAATGGGCTAATGCTTGGGGGCCAAAAATGGTCTGTGATCCAGAACTCACTGCTGCAGGATGGGGAATTTACCATGTACCTTCATACCAAGAGCACTTGTGGAACCGCCACCTTCAATATCATTGTTACCCTGAATGCCAAGACGCTAGTCCTGCTGATGGGAAAAGAAGGTGTACAGGGTGGTATGATAAACAAGAAATGTTATGAAATGGCCTCCCACCTGCAGCGTTCCCAATACTGA